The genomic segment CAGAAAAGGGGCCTTCTCATTACGAACGACAAGTCAGTGCAGCAAATGATGACTTCGCCTCTTCGCCTCTCGGAGACGAGAGCCGCACTAGATACCcggtctccgtctccgtccctccctctctgtctGCGCGCTCAGACATTGCTGCCTCAGTTGCTTCAGGACGGCGTGATTCTGCATCTCGGGCACAGACAGCCTCCCACCCCATCTCGTTCGAGATAACGGCCAAAGTCACAGACGGGGGTCGGTTGGCGACGGTCTCATGAATCCTTCTGCCTTACGAGACGGGATGTCAGGGTCTCGGATGCTCGCGTCCAATGCGGTCCGCCTCCAAAGAGCCTAGACGTCCATGAACCCTCCGTCAAGTGCTGTTTCGCGATCTCCTTGCCGGATTGCACTTCCGTCGTCGCGGCCTGAAGCCCTGCTGGGGGGGTTTGTCGGGACTTTGTTAAAAAGTTCGTTGATCATGGCATGTCCTGCGCCAATACTGTTTCACTCCCGCCGTCCCGGCCCAACTTGTCGGCCCCTTGTCCTGGATCATCCATATCACCCGTCTTGAGTCTCGCGTTCCTTTCAATGGCATAACGGCGCAAGACCACTTGTTCCTTCGACGCTCGAACCAAACGGCATGTCCCGTGTGCCAGAGGCTCAGGGTGACGACGTCGGACGTCGGTGGTCGGCGGTTACGAGTGCCGGCTCGCGTCTTCGGTGTCGTAGCCATGATCAGTCTCCTGCTGCAATCTCGTCcgtggtgtgtgtgtgtgtgtgtgtgtgtgtgtgccctGCAACAACTCTGACCGAATGCCAAGCCGGCATCGAGAAGCATGTGCATACTTTCTGGCTCTCGCTCctcgttttcttcttgtcgacgatTCAACCAAGGAAGGCGGCCAGACTCCCCGGACACAGCCGCAACCGCAGTCGCCTTTCCCAGCTGTACGGGCAGCTAACTACGTAGGTGGGTGACCCCGATGACACATGCCCACGGTCTTCCGGGTCCAATCGCCAGGGACACGTTCGCTGTGGGCAACGCCGATTGAGTTGAAAAGAAGCAAAGCTTGAGTGATGTCAAGAACGGCACCCTTGCTACCGAACGTGGGTAGGGTCTGCGGGGAGAGGAGGTCGACCAACGGGCCAGGTCTCACCCTCGTTCGTCAATGAGGCGGCCACAGACGAGGTGTTGATCGCAGTGAATAGATAGCATGTGGAATTGGTTTCTCCTGGTTTGGAAGCGGCGGGGAAGCCACATTCGACATGTCAAGCATAACGCGCaatcgtcctcgtcctcttgcCAGGATCCAATGGGTGGTGTGCCTATGTGCGACGTGATCCGGGGTGACGGTCGACGCATGCATGCAAAGTCGCAACCCCAGCACGACGAACCCAATGGCGCGGCGTATGAGGGTGAGCGGTGGCTTGTGGCTCAGCACGATATCATCACGAATCTGGGGCGCCCTCACGCGTGGGCGCTTAGATGGCCACGGACGACCGACCACTCAGCATCGCCCATCACACCTGGCATCACAGACATGACGGTTTCCTTTTGGTCAACCGCCATTAGTAGAAGACGTATACGTTTGTAGATGTCGCAGGTGACGAATCCCCCCCGCCCAGTCTGGTCTGTCTGTCAGCTTGTGATGAATAGGTGAGGTTGCTGTTGGCTGCGAGTCCCCACGTCGAATCCGGAACCCCGCGTCGACTTGGACGGGACACTCATCCAGACCGTTGCAAGGAAGCAGTAGCCaacagcagccagcagccagcagccaaTGCCAAGTTCGTAACCTTCTGCATTCGATCCGACTTCGGGCATTTCCTCCCGGGCCGCTTGCACGGGCCTCGACGGAGGAAAGAAGGACAAGGGGCGAAGGgggctggagaagaagatggagtGCCGGTCTGGTTATAGACCAGCCCAGTCCCATAAGCTACAGCAAACAGGCGTCGCCGTTGAGGCGTAGCAACTTGCAGCGTGCAgctcactctcactctcactctcactctccctACGTTGTCCGTCTGGTTGTCTCCAGATTGTCCAGGGGACCTCTGGAAGGTTGAGATCTGTGGTGAGGCGGAGTAAGAGCCGAGACTCTCACTCAGACTGTTGAAGCAGCACGGACCATCACTAAAACCACCTACCCGGATTACGTACATGGAACTAGATACCTGGGTTCGGCGGAAGATCCCGAAACGTAGCGGACGCGACGTCATTCGGGGCCCGTCTTTGGGGTGCATAGACATgcttaggtacctaggtgtTCCTGGCACAGGTACGGAGCACCTATCCGTCCCCTGTCTGTACCGATTCGCCGCACACCATCGCCAATTGCAGCTTTCCCATACCTTCGCCATGCCATCTGCACCACTGACACTTCTCAGCCTCAACAGAtaggttgttgttctcgttgttgctgctgtccGAGCGAACGGACGTCCCTTGCGACTGGCCAGTCTGCCTGTGCACTGCAGCATCCGCACGGTCGAGTAGCCTGCCACATGACCAGCGAAGTAATCGTCATACCCGTCCGGCACCGAACCCCGAATAGCAAGCCCGTCACTGGACAGTTGGACGGCTGTCCCCGCCCGAACATCCGCGCCCGCCGTCTGAAGAATCTCGATCCATCAGCCCACGCCCACGCTACTCCTCTGCATCTCCTTCCACACGCAAATCACGACCACCACCCGTCGCAACCACCTACCTCCACGAAACAAACAcgcgcgcacacacgcacCCACTCGAcgccctctcctcttctttcttttttagAACAATTTACCTCGGCCCTTGATGTTCCGCCCACGCACCCTCCGGGCTCTGCCCAGGGGTCTGCAGCAACCCGCCGTCCGAACATCGCGGCGCACCTTGTTCTCCCGCCAGCGCAACTCGGCGTCTCGCCCCGTCGAACGAATGAACATCAGGCAGATCGGCGAGGAACGCATGAACTACGACCGCGACCGCACCtacttcctcgccgccggcgccatcgcgGGCGTCATCTCCTTCATATACACGGGCAACAAGCTGCtcaacgccctcgccgccgagaagaagcgcaacgccaacgccaatgGAAACGGAAACTCCGGTGGCTACCAGCTCGACTCGTCGGTGCCGACCGAAACTTTCACGACCGAGGCCGGCTCCAAGCGCAAGGTCGTCctgcacgacgacgagggcagGGAGGTGGTGCCCACGGGCAACAAGACGGTACCCAGCTTCCCCCGGACCATTGATCTGTCCCTGAGCCAGACGCACCGTGACCCGGCCGcgcccatcgccgcctcggtcCTTGAcgcggacggcgtcgagtACACactcgtcggcctcggcatccgCACCGTCACCTTCCTGGGCATCCAGGTCTACATGGTGGGTCACTACGTTGCGAcggccgacgtcgccaagctgcAACACTACCTCACCAAGAAGATCAACCCGATCGCGACAACGCTCGTGCCCTCGGAGCGCGACAGCCTCAAGGCGAAGCTGCTGGACccggtcgagggcgaggagacgTGGTCGGCGCTCCTGCAGGAGGTCGGCTGCCGCAGCGCCTTCCGCATCGTGCCGGTCCGCGACACCGACTTCCCCCACCTGCGCGACGGTTTCGTGCGCGCCATCACGGCGCGCTCGTCGGTCGACAAGGACGCCTACGGCGATGAGGCGTTTGGCGAGGCCATGAAGGAGTTCAAGAGGCTGTTCAGCAGGGGCAAGGtgcagaaggagaaggagctgtTGCTGTGCCGCGACGAGAAGGGcgcgctcgaggtcgtcttTGACGATGGCAGGAGCTTCGGCCGGCAGACGATCGGCAAGGTGCAGGACGAGCGCGTGTCGAGGCTGCTGTGGCTCAACTGGCTGGCCGGCCGCAGCGTCGCGTCGGAGCCCGCGCGGCAGAgcatcatcgacggcgtcatgGAGTTCGTCGAGAGGCCCGTCGGGACCGTCGCAACGCAGGTCGTGTAAACAAAAGGAAAGGAAACCGGCAAGGGAAAAAAAATACATTGTGGTAGAAGCTGTAAAAAATAACTGTAAAAGATCACTACTGGATCTTGTGTACAAATTAGCAGAGAGTTGCCAAGAAGGGGGCGACTCTGTAAAAACCATCTTGAACGCTGATTCTACTCCCATAGGACCAAACTGGATCCAGCAGTCAGGATCAGTTACACATTCACGACAAAAAGCTCAAGAAGGAAATAATCAAACACCATTAAAGTATGCAGCAAGAGAACTCTCGACATAAAGGCATTGAACCTCAGGGTGCAGGTCTTTTAACACACAAGGGGTCCTATCCTTACTGTTCGACAGCCTACAGCCTGCAATCCAGACAAAATTATATCTTAGCTGCACACAACACCAGAGCAGTCACATCAGAACGTCATGTCTTAACATAGGTACTCAAGAAATTTCCTCAACCATAACCACACTGAACTTGCGCCCCCTCTCGGTCAGGACCCAACTGCCATTATTGAGCAGTTATCTCACTCTACAATCCTCAATGATGGCGGCTGTCTCAGCAGTCGCAGACAGCTTCCCAACCTCACGGGGCGACGCCTGAACAAGATGACTAAGTCAAGGCGGTTATTGTCACATGTTTTATGGAAATCGTTTGTATTGGAGACGTTCTAGGCGCCGCAGGTCTCTATCCCATGACCTGCGGTGGTATCTCGACATGCCCGCGCTCCTCCCAATCCAATACGGCTTACAGCATCGTTGAGCTACAGCTTGGACGGCCTTCTTTTTTGATGGCGACGCGCCCGTCAGTCAGCGTCTCATTATCTGCTGTGCGACTGCCTTCTATCCCATcgaacaacaacgacaagggCGGGAAGGTGTTTTTGCCTTACGCCTTGAgggcgccggcctccttgaggAGGTTCTCGAGCTTGCCGCCCTTGAGCAGGTTCTGCAGGTCCGAGTTGCCGCCAATGTGCTTCTGGGCGATGAAGGAGTTGGGGACGGAGCGCTGGCCGGTGATCTCCTGGAGGGCGTCCTGGAtggcgctgccgtcgtctGCGACCGGTTAGTATGCGATCCGAAAGGTAATTCTATGCGCGCGCCCTTGCGATGACGGCGGGGGAGGATAGGCAAAGGGAAAGAAATGGCGAAAGGAGCAACTCACCAATctggtcgagctcgaggacggtgTAGTCGGTgttgagctcgtcgagagTGGACTTTGTCTGGCGACAGTAGGGGCAGTACGACTtggagaagatgacgaccttgttgtcgtcgatgagctGCTGGACTTTCTGCTTGGTGGCGGCCATGTTTGCGGGTGATGTCTgggcggaggagaagaggcgTCTAAAGAGGAATGCCATttcggggaggggagagacggcgaaggaggggtggaggggtgGTGATGATATAAATACGGTACAGCCGGGGACGGGGACAAGGACGGATAAGGGGAGAGTGGTGGGGTATTTGTCAGTGGGAGGGGGTACCCAGTACTTGTGTAGGCTACTTAGGTAGGTGGACAAATTGGGTACAGTGCACCGCGAGGGGTTGTTTAGATGCGCAGGACAGGACTTGCTACAGAGACAGACGATTGTGGTGGGCGAGTCGGCGCCGAGTGGATGATGCAATCGGGGATTGGAAATGGACAATTTTTCTGGAAAACGCACGGCAGAACGCCGCGCTCTAACCTGTCTGAGACGGGGGCGGTTTTTTTTTAATGGAATGGGAAAGCCTGGGTGATTTGATAAGCAGGCGGTCAGTGTGAGACCGAGGTGAGCTGGGATGGGCTGAGTGAGCTTGTGGCGCTGGTTTATGGAAGACGCAGGTTTACATCAGAAAGACGACTGCTGTTTGTCAGCTGGAAAGACAACTCAGACCAATGCCCCGCGACACGTCTCTGCTGTTGCAAACACTGAACAACCTGTGGACTGAGAATCGACAGAGAGTAACTACAAATTGTCTTTACCTGGTGTGGAAGGGACTAGACAGGCGAATAAGCTcatgctgacggcggcaaggttcGGGCAAGCttg from the Colletotrichum destructivum chromosome 10, complete sequence genome contains:
- a CDS encoding Putative glutaredoxin, thioredoxin, Thioredoxin-like superfamily; translation: MAFLFRRLFSSAQTSPANMAATKQKVQQLIDDNKVVIFSKSYCPYCRQTKSTLDELNTDYTVLELDQIDDGSAIQDALQEITGQRSVPNSFIAQKHIGGNSDLQNLLKGGKLENLLKEAGALKA
- a CDS encoding Putative chalcone isomerase, yielding MFRPRTLRALPRGLQQPAVRTSRRTLFSRQRNSASRPVERMNIRQIGEERMNYDRDRTYFLAAGAIAGVISFIYTGNKLLNALAAEKKRNANANGNGNSGGYQLDSSVPTETFTTEAGSKRKVVLHDDEGREVVPTGNKTVPSFPRTIDLSLSQTHRDPAAPIAASVLDADGVEYTLVGLGIRTVTFLGIQVYMVGHYVATADVAKLQHYLTKKINPIATTLVPSERDSLKAKLLDPVEGEETWSALLQEVGCRSAFRIVPVRDTDFPHLRDGFVRAITARSSVDKDAYGDEAFGEAMKEFKRLFSRGKVQKEKELLLCRDEKGALEVVFDDGRSFGRQTIGKVQDERVSRLLWLNWLAGRSVASEPARQSIIDGVMEFVERPVGTVATQVV